The following proteins are encoded in a genomic region of bacterium:
- a CDS encoding glycoside hydrolase family 38 C-terminal domain-containing protein yields MKTDGKHKIFMIGTTHFDPVWMWTWDEGMASIRSTFRSALDRMKEDPGFIYSFSCPPVFEWIREVDPPMFEEIRQRVQEGRWDLVEGWWLQPDCTLLSGESYVRQGLYGQRYLLEHFGKTATSGFNTDSFGHSAMLPQIYKKSGMDSYVFGRPSPTEKALPGPMFMWESPDGSRLLAFRCGSDGANAYPLNVKESIDELGAAIGKIGHDMLMIYGVSNHGGAPTRKSIAEIRSAMGDADKGYDIGFSSVAGFCNQQDRDRLPVVAGELLVKAFGVFSNHTEVKANNRRGEYALLNAEPFALAASWLSKRRYPAEALTQCWKDLLFNQFHDIIGGASVRPAYVDARNLHGRAMQTAREIIHFSLQSITRTIDTSRAGFPLVVWNPNTFDVDTAVEAELQWAWEFGWYNGPLKVLDHNGKVIACQVIKEISGLPRFRSRFVFRDTVPSVGYKVYYIQQEAQPAELSQPMNATPAVIENRRYRVTIDQVVGGIASVFDKQLGRNVMAEMAKPVVRGDKGDTWAFNIKTYGDVPGYFKTDSVTLIENGPVRSVVRIKSHYHHSSLEQDIILYQDSEAIEGTFKVHWREKRLALKLNFTAEMQAPTVTSAVPYGSVERPNDGQEVPAGEWLDLSEGGLGAAILTDSVFAYDVKGATAGLTLLRSCIFAHHGHPMQRNQIDETKDWEHQEQGIREGAWKVILHDGDWRKAQIPKHAVGFNNPVITIAEANHPGSRPNEASLIRVEADTSLVTVVKKAEDDDGIVLRLYEYAGRQDEVKIKVTVLEKEIRLPVSKYEIKTIKLEQGGAGRTVETDLIERS; encoded by the coding sequence ATGAAAACGGACGGGAAACACAAGATATTCATGATCGGGACCACCCATTTCGACCCGGTGTGGATGTGGACCTGGGACGAGGGGATGGCGTCGATCCGGTCCACGTTCCGGTCAGCGCTTGATCGCATGAAGGAAGACCCCGGCTTTATCTATTCGTTCAGTTGTCCGCCTGTGTTTGAGTGGATCAGGGAAGTTGATCCCCCCATGTTTGAGGAGATCCGGCAACGCGTGCAGGAAGGGCGTTGGGATTTGGTGGAAGGGTGGTGGTTGCAGCCGGATTGCACGCTCCTTTCCGGCGAGAGTTATGTCCGGCAGGGGCTTTATGGGCAACGGTATCTCCTGGAGCATTTTGGGAAAACCGCCACGTCAGGGTTTAATACCGACAGTTTCGGGCATAGTGCGATGCTTCCTCAAATCTACAAGAAGTCGGGTATGGATTCATATGTCTTCGGGCGTCCTTCCCCGACAGAGAAGGCCCTTCCTGGCCCGATGTTCATGTGGGAAAGTCCTGACGGCAGCCGGTTGCTCGCGTTCCGGTGCGGCAGCGACGGAGCAAATGCGTATCCTTTGAATGTTAAAGAAAGCATTGATGAATTGGGTGCCGCCATCGGCAAGATCGGTCACGACATGCTGATGATCTATGGCGTGTCCAACCATGGCGGGGCTCCGACCAGGAAGTCTATTGCGGAGATCAGGTCTGCAATGGGTGATGCCGACAAGGGGTATGACATCGGGTTCAGTTCCGTGGCTGGTTTCTGCAACCAGCAGGATCGGGATCGTCTTCCGGTGGTCGCTGGCGAACTACTGGTGAAGGCCTTTGGGGTGTTCAGTAATCACACGGAAGTGAAAGCCAATAACCGGCGTGGCGAATACGCCCTGCTCAATGCTGAACCGTTTGCCCTGGCCGCCAGTTGGCTGTCGAAAAGGCGCTACCCGGCCGAGGCCCTTACCCAGTGCTGGAAGGATCTGCTGTTTAATCAGTTCCACGATATCATCGGGGGGGCGAGTGTCCGGCCCGCCTACGTCGACGCGCGTAACTTGCATGGGCGCGCCATGCAAACGGCCAGGGAGATCATCCATTTTTCGTTGCAATCCATCACCCGGACGATTGACACGTCGCGGGCGGGCTTTCCTCTGGTTGTTTGGAATCCGAACACCTTCGACGTTGATACGGCCGTGGAGGCCGAATTGCAATGGGCGTGGGAATTCGGCTGGTACAACGGGCCTCTCAAGGTGTTGGATCACAACGGCAAGGTGATCGCCTGTCAGGTCATCAAGGAAATCTCAGGGCTGCCGCGATTCCGGTCCCGATTCGTGTTCAGGGACACCGTGCCGTCGGTGGGCTACAAGGTCTATTATATTCAACAGGAAGCGCAACCTGCCGAACTTTCACAGCCGATGAACGCCACGCCGGCAGTGATCGAAAACCGCCGCTACCGGGTCACCATTGATCAGGTTGTTGGCGGCATTGCCTCGGTCTTTGACAAGCAGCTTGGACGCAATGTGATGGCGGAGATGGCGAAGCCTGTGGTGCGAGGTGACAAGGGTGACACCTGGGCCTTTAATATCAAGACCTACGGCGATGTCCCTGGTTATTTCAAAACAGATTCAGTTACATTGATCGAAAACGGGCCGGTCAGATCCGTGGTTCGCATCAAGTCTCACTACCACCATTCATCCCTGGAGCAGGACATTATCCTTTACCAGGATTCGGAGGCCATCGAAGGGACTTTCAAGGTCCATTGGCGGGAAAAACGGCTGGCATTAAAATTGAATTTCACCGCTGAAATGCAAGCCCCGACCGTGACGTCGGCCGTTCCGTATGGCTCGGTGGAAAGGCCGAATGACGGGCAGGAAGTCCCTGCGGGAGAGTGGTTGGACCTGTCGGAAGGCGGACTGGGAGCGGCCATCCTTACCGACAGCGTGTTTGCCTATGATGTCAAGGGTGCGACGGCAGGGTTGACCCTGCTACGCTCATGTATCTTTGCCCATCACGGACACCCGATGCAGCGAAACCAGATTGATGAAACGAAGGATTGGGAGCATCAGGAGCAGGGGATACGGGAAGGCGCCTGGAAAGTGATCTTGCACGATGGCGATTGGCGAAAGGCGCAGATTCCCAAACATGCCGTAGGCTTCAATAATCCCGTCATTACCATTGCCGAAGCCAACCACCCGGGAAGCCGGCCCAATGAAGCTTCGCTGATCCGTGTGGAGGCGGACACTTCATTGGTCACGGTCGTGAAGAAGGCGGAGGATGACGATGGCATTGTGCTGCGGTTGTACGAGTATGCCGGGCGCCAGGATGAGGTGAAGATTAAGGTGACGGTCCTTGAAAAGGAAATTCGTCTTCCTGTTAGTAAGTACGAAATCAAGACCATCAAACTCGAGCAGGGGGGGGCAGGGCGGACGGTTGAAACGGATTTAATAGAAAGATCATGA
- a CDS encoding choice-of-anchor Q domain-containing protein — MGVVAQPRMPGGGGGIWVNGASNLLRNCLIVGNGSGAGDRGGGVGGQGAGASIENCTIVSNFASGIGAVTANSNNYQVVNTISYFNVGAAMYPGSNGVLNVSNSCVTSTNYVTSGAGNITNNPLFMNVAGGNYRLIKTSPCVNAGVNQAWMMGALDLDGALRISPKVGGTVDIGAYEFYFSASGTLLSVQ, encoded by the coding sequence ATGGGGGTGGTAGCTCAGCCACGCATGCCTGGGGGGGGGGGCGGGATATGGGTCAATGGCGCCAGTAATCTGTTGCGCAACTGTCTGATTGTGGGAAACGGCTCAGGAGCAGGGGACAGAGGGGGCGGCGTCGGCGGGCAGGGTGCAGGCGCTTCCATTGAGAATTGCACGATTGTGAGTAATTTTGCTTCGGGCATCGGGGCGGTAACTGCAAATTCAAATAATTACCAGGTCGTAAACACCATTTCTTATTTCAATGTCGGGGCCGCGATGTATCCGGGGTCTAACGGCGTTCTTAATGTGTCCAATAGCTGTGTGACAAGCACCAACTATGTGACGAGCGGCGCAGGGAACATCACCAATAACCCGCTGTTTATGAACGTGGCGGGCGGGAATTACCGGCTGATCAAGACCTCTCCCTGCGTTAATGCTGGCGTGAATCAGGCATGGATGATGGGAGCGTTGGATTTGGATGGGGCCCTGCGTATTTCCCCCAAAGTTGGCGGTACGGTGGATATCGGTGCGTATGAGTTTTATTTTTCCGCGTCAGGGACGCTCCTCTCGGTCCAATGA
- a CDS encoding alpha-L-fucosidase has product MSESKEKMDWFVKARYGMFIHYGLYSELGRGEWVMNKERISHSEMRAQAARFNPVNFDADALCDLAVAGGMRYVNLTTMHHDGFRLYDTELSDFNSKHYCGRDLVQEFVEAARKRGLRIALYHSLNNWFDKPDSVDALENEDARREFLDNTFARVRELVTRYNPIDVLWYDGWWPFRGEGWRAKELDAMVRRIQPNILINGRHGGDGDFSTPEGHMTAPTPWRPWEACMTLNNHWGYHRGDHLWKSPNDVVGLLHKAAAAQGNLLLNIGPRGDGTIPEESVKIVKAVGEWLSRCGECIFDTDRFTWDLEVRGDHKADWSLNGPFTLKGRSMYQLVRYWPGPELIVAGLDTRVEAVWLLSAAGKRACQFTQENGKVVVTGLPEASPDPVCAVMRFDCRETPSMYLTGGMRVPKVPHAPYDPLPSDIKE; this is encoded by the coding sequence ATGAGTGAGTCGAAGGAAAAGATGGATTGGTTTGTCAAAGCACGCTACGGCATGTTCATTCACTATGGCCTGTATAGTGAGCTGGGTCGCGGCGAATGGGTGATGAACAAGGAACGCATCAGTCATTCTGAGATGCGGGCACAGGCGGCCAGGTTCAACCCCGTGAATTTCGATGCGGATGCGTTGTGCGACCTGGCCGTGGCGGGCGGGATGCGTTACGTGAATCTCACCACCATGCACCACGATGGTTTCCGGCTCTACGACACGGAGTTGTCGGACTTCAATTCCAAGCACTATTGTGGCCGGGACCTGGTGCAAGAGTTCGTGGAGGCGGCGCGGAAGCGGGGCTTGCGGATCGCTCTCTATCACTCCTTGAATAATTGGTTTGATAAACCGGATTCCGTGGATGCCCTGGAAAATGAAGACGCCCGGCGCGAGTTTCTTGATAACACCTTCGCCCGGGTCCGCGAACTGGTGACGCGGTACAACCCGATTGATGTTCTGTGGTATGACGGCTGGTGGCCGTTCCGCGGCGAAGGCTGGCGTGCGAAGGAGTTAGATGCCATGGTCCGCCGTATTCAGCCGAACATTCTGATTAACGGCAGGCATGGCGGAGATGGTGATTTCTCGACCCCCGAAGGCCACATGACGGCCCCCACGCCTTGGCGTCCGTGGGAAGCCTGCATGACGCTCAACAACCACTGGGGCTACCACCGCGGGGATCACCTTTGGAAAAGTCCGAATGATGTGGTTGGCTTGTTGCACAAGGCGGCGGCGGCCCAGGGGAACCTCCTACTCAACATCGGCCCCCGTGGTGATGGGACCATACCGGAGGAGTCCGTTAAGATCGTGAAGGCGGTTGGGGAGTGGTTGAGCCGTTGCGGGGAGTGCATTTTCGATACCGACCGGTTCACCTGGGATCTGGAGGTCCGCGGAGATCACAAGGCGGACTGGTCATTGAACGGTCCCTTCACCCTGAAGGGGCGTTCGATGTATCAGCTGGTGCGGTATTGGCCCGGCCCGGAGCTGATTGTAGCCGGGTTGGATACCCGCGTCGAAGCCGTCTGGCTGCTGAGCGCAGCGGGAAAGCGGGCCTGCCAATTCACGCAGGAAAACGGCAAGGTAGTGGTCACGGGCCTGCCGGAAGCATCACCGGATCCCGTGTGTGCAGTCATGCGCTTCGACTGCCGTGAGACGCCTTCCATGTATCTGACCGGCGGCATGCGTGTGCCCAAAGTGCCGCATGCCCCGTATGACCCGCTTCCCTCTGATATCAAGGAGTAG
- a CDS encoding alpha/beta hydrolase fold domain-containing protein encodes MTQSTNDAPPPQVIQTNPAIGERGGIHVYGADPFTPRPYVLGIHGGGWSAGDQTAYGDGRLGPLVERLGFSLVLATYRLCPEFPFPCAYDDLVHLLAWLRDNGASRGLDPERCVLFGASAGAHLAMLLATRAMKENRPMPGIRGVVNYCGIMDLPAQYAADNARGSKLVENFLGGPPESRQELYRAGSPICHIHALMPPVWMAHGTADIQVPIAQSRAMASALTAAGCDLSYLEARGLDHTMMEVGADGGDIEPHKLLFQDDVRRFMNRVLSS; translated from the coding sequence ATGACACAAAGCACGAACGATGCGCCCCCACCCCAGGTCATCCAGACGAATCCGGCCATCGGGGAGCGGGGGGGCATACATGTTTACGGTGCCGATCCCTTCACACCCCGTCCCTATGTGCTGGGGATTCACGGGGGTGGGTGGTCCGCTGGCGATCAAACCGCCTATGGCGATGGGCGCCTGGGGCCGCTTGTCGAACGACTCGGGTTTTCGTTGGTGCTGGCAACGTATCGGCTCTGCCCCGAGTTCCCGTTTCCTTGTGCCTATGATGATCTCGTGCATTTGCTCGCCTGGCTCCGTGACAATGGAGCTTCGCGGGGGTTGGACCCTGAGCGGTGCGTCTTGTTCGGGGCTTCGGCGGGCGCGCATCTGGCCATGTTACTGGCAACTCGCGCAATGAAGGAAAACCGGCCGATGCCCGGCATCCGTGGCGTGGTTAACTATTGTGGGATTATGGATTTGCCAGCCCAATATGCCGCGGATAACGCGCGTGGCTCGAAATTGGTGGAGAATTTCCTTGGGGGCCCGCCGGAATCCAGGCAGGAATTGTATCGGGCAGGCTCCCCGATTTGTCATATCCATGCCCTTATGCCTCCCGTATGGATGGCGCATGGCACGGCCGATATCCAGGTTCCGATTGCGCAGTCGCGCGCGATGGCAAGCGCCTTGACGGCGGCAGGGTGTGACCTGAGTTATCTTGAAGCACGCGGGCTCGACCACACCATGATGGAAGTTGGCGCTGATGGGGGGGATATCGAACCCCACAAGTTGCTGTTTCAGGATGATGTGCGGCGGTTTATGAATCGGGTGCTGTCTTCGTGA
- a CDS encoding SGNH/GDSL hydrolase family protein → MMIKIIAITLVLGAISVVAGELLQEKTSATASAALAPPQDVSGQKQKYSLILKNRYDGELNNSVVMAEKHLPYADYKIRNELGEFQFMYAGTQMVIEAYSSMACRWPEFGAVYVFVNHAFYQKVTIKNGGVAQYLVQLPPGHKAITVVEGLNGRPRDQGDVEGTFLTGLYVDETFEKTPIAPVQEKIVFLGDSILGGGTSGEPQLYSVPMLFRLENSRQVAVHGWGWARLFSFASDDEKVSTTVQHFKTYFANVTGRKSLVLMIGTNDKGIDKTPAATFKTWYANLLDAVHAADAGIQVYCVSPLARGDGGPLLDEYREAIRGLCGPRAFTTYIDGKPILALPGDFTDGLHPTKAGYRKYKDAIYAVMYPDAI, encoded by the coding sequence ATGATGATAAAGATTATTGCTATTACTTTGGTGCTGGGCGCGATCTCGGTGGTTGCTGGCGAATTACTTCAGGAAAAGACGTCCGCGACCGCATCAGCCGCTTTGGCGCCGCCGCAGGACGTTTCCGGTCAGAAACAGAAATATAGCCTTATCCTTAAAAACCGCTATGACGGGGAGTTAAACAACTCGGTGGTCATGGCCGAAAAACACCTGCCTTATGCTGACTATAAGATCCGGAATGAACTGGGTGAGTTTCAGTTCATGTATGCCGGGACGCAGATGGTGATCGAGGCGTATTCCAGCATGGCCTGCCGGTGGCCGGAATTTGGCGCGGTTTATGTTTTCGTCAACCATGCATTTTATCAAAAGGTAACCATAAAAAATGGCGGAGTCGCCCAGTATCTGGTGCAACTGCCACCGGGACATAAAGCCATCACGGTGGTGGAAGGCCTTAATGGTCGGCCAAGAGACCAGGGGGACGTTGAGGGCACCTTTCTTACCGGACTCTATGTAGATGAGACTTTCGAAAAAACACCGATTGCGCCGGTACAGGAAAAAATTGTTTTTCTCGGAGATTCCATCCTTGGGGGCGGCACTTCCGGGGAGCCGCAACTGTACTCGGTGCCGATGCTGTTCCGGCTGGAAAACAGCAGGCAGGTCGCGGTGCACGGCTGGGGGTGGGCGCGGTTGTTTTCGTTTGCCTCCGATGATGAAAAGGTCAGCACCACGGTACAGCATTTTAAAACGTATTTTGCCAATGTGACGGGTCGGAAAAGTCTGGTGCTCATGATCGGCACGAATGATAAGGGCATCGACAAAACCCCGGCGGCCACCTTTAAGACCTGGTACGCCAACCTGCTTGACGCGGTCCATGCCGCAGATGCCGGAATACAAGTCTATTGTGTATCCCCCCTGGCCAGAGGGGATGGGGGACCGCTCCTGGATGAATACCGCGAGGCGATCCGGGGGCTGTGCGGGCCACGGGCCTTTACGACCTATATTGACGGGAAGCCCATTCTGGCCCTGCCGGGCGATTTTACAGACGGCTTGCACCCCACGAAGGCCGGCTATCGGAAATACAAGGATGCGATTTATGCGGTGATGTATCCGGATGCCATATGA
- the glpK gene encoding glycerol kinase GlpK translates to MKYLLGIDQGTTQTTAVVVNECGELIEKHSVPLPARFPQAGWVEQEPGDIVRTVKEACAPLIGKYEISAEGFDNQGETFVVWNKDTGESVIPAIVWQDKRGESVCKALASRIDPGWLRHKTGLLLDSYFSAPKLKWVFEHYPEIRKQAHEGKLRFGTTETWVIWTLTRGRLHVTDPSTASRTLLFDVNTLEWDEELLAFFDIPRCMLPQVKPSAGYIGEVDFGGKGLSLHALLVDQQAALFGQACFKAGEMKCSFGTGSFLLMNIGDQPRLSNNGLLTTVGWSFNGQTTYAFDGGIFVTGSAVQWLRDNLNLISDVAASHDAANRSKDGGVVVVPALQGLAAPHWRTDVRGAMFGLNRSTSAEDIVRATLDGIACRVYEVVTAMSQDLGQSPPHLKVDGGPSGNPYLMQMIADLLNLEVQVSSAIEATAIGIANLAGVSAFGTSLKELSAKWKFETVYRPKMMISEKKRKLAQWNKALEAVKTFHG, encoded by the coding sequence ATGAAATATCTGCTCGGCATCGATCAGGGCACCACTCAAACAACGGCAGTGGTTGTGAATGAATGCGGTGAACTGATTGAGAAGCATTCCGTGCCATTACCGGCGCGCTTCCCTCAGGCCGGATGGGTGGAGCAGGAGCCCGGTGACATTGTTCGCACGGTGAAAGAAGCCTGCGCGCCATTGATCGGGAAGTATGAGATTTCGGCCGAGGGGTTTGATAACCAGGGCGAGACTTTTGTGGTATGGAATAAGGATACGGGCGAATCCGTGATTCCGGCCATAGTTTGGCAGGACAAGCGAGGCGAGTCGGTTTGTAAAGCGCTTGCTTCACGCATTGATCCGGGTTGGCTGCGCCATAAAACCGGACTCCTGCTTGATAGCTATTTCTCTGCGCCTAAACTCAAGTGGGTCTTTGAACACTATCCTGAAATCCGCAAGCAGGCGCATGAAGGCAAATTGAGGTTTGGCACCACGGAGACCTGGGTGATCTGGACATTAACCCGGGGCCGACTGCATGTCACCGATCCGTCTACGGCGTCGCGCACCTTGTTATTTGATGTGAACACACTTGAATGGGACGAGGAGCTGCTTGCTTTTTTTGATATCCCTCGCTGCATGCTCCCTCAGGTAAAGCCCTCGGCCGGCTATATCGGGGAGGTTGATTTTGGAGGGAAAGGGCTGTCGCTTCATGCCTTGCTGGTCGATCAGCAAGCGGCGTTATTCGGGCAGGCCTGTTTCAAGGCGGGAGAAATGAAGTGTTCCTTTGGCACCGGCAGCTTCTTGTTGATGAATATCGGCGACCAGCCCCGCCTGTCAAACAATGGCCTGCTGACCACGGTGGGGTGGAGCTTTAACGGGCAAACCACCTATGCGTTCGATGGGGGGATATTCGTTACCGGTTCGGCGGTGCAGTGGCTCCGGGATAATTTGAATTTGATCTCAGATGTGGCGGCGAGTCATGACGCCGCCAATCGTTCGAAGGATGGCGGCGTGGTGGTGGTCCCGGCGTTGCAAGGGCTTGCCGCCCCGCACTGGCGGACGGATGTGCGCGGGGCAATGTTCGGGTTGAATCGCAGTACGAGTGCAGAGGATATTGTCCGTGCCACCCTGGATGGGATTGCGTGCCGGGTCTATGAGGTGGTGACGGCGATGTCACAGGATTTAGGGCAATCGCCCCCCCACTTAAAAGTGGATGGCGGCCCATCGGGGAATCCCTATCTGATGCAGATGATCGCGGATCTATTGAATCTCGAAGTGCAGGTTTCGTCGGCAATCGAGGCGACGGCCATTGGCATTGCCAATCTCGCGGGGGTTTCGGCCTTTGGAACCTCACTTAAAGAGTTATCGGCAAAGTGGAAATTCGAAACGGTGTATAGGCCGAAGATGATGATCAGTGAAAAGAAACGGAAACTGGCGCAGTGGAATAAGGCGCTGGAGGCCGTAAAAACGTTTCATGGGTGA
- a CDS encoding FAD-dependent oxidoreductase: MTQIFDVAVIGAGVVGSAIARELSRYDLKVALVESASDVGMGTSKASTAIWHTGFDAKPGTLEATLMRRSYALMDTFMPGAKVAHERLGAILIAWNQEQLDSLPALRKKAHENGVVDVEIISPEEISKREPHINKGALGGLLVPGEGILCTFTVPLALATQAVLNGVELILNHTVKAIAPEGEVHLLDGKIRARYVVNAAGLYSDDVNACFGHHQFTVTPRRGQLIVYDKLARSLVNHVLLPVPTSKTKGVLISPTVYGNILLGPTAEDLPDKTATHTTADGLNMLLGKGREILPQLLDEEVTTTYSGLRAATEHSDYQIEMHAAQRYLCVGGIRSTGISAAMGIAEYAAELLRNAGLDLHLKAEFKLVKMPSIGQADIRPHQDAVMIGQNPHYAEMVCHCERVSRGELTDAQNATIPATHLDGLRRRTRASQGRCQGFNCHAALVKTLESGAAPGCQCKADQPEHLEKPVPSVQHKKILIVGAGPAGIAAAIELKKLGVDDVLVVDREPEGGGMPRFCDHTGFGRADLWRLYSGPRYARHYREMAQTMGVNLQTATTITGWKNSSTLTYTSPGGLGEIEAGAILLATGVRERPRAARLIPGTRPAQGVFTTGSLQRFIYQEHLPVGKRAVIIGAELVSLSALMTLWHAGVECVMMTTEEPRHQIEFPYVAMKWALADILMRTPVVTNVRISNIFGNKCVEGIELTRTRLPGSPKKVAGGLLGLDQAPEVFPVECDTVIFTGNWIPENELARLGGLTINPVTHGPEIDVNYQSSVRGVFVAGNLLRGVETADRCALEGIKAARAMAKNL, from the coding sequence ATGACACAAATATTCGATGTTGCAGTAATTGGGGCGGGCGTGGTTGGGTCGGCAATTGCGAGGGAGCTTTCGCGCTATGACCTCAAGGTGGCCCTGGTGGAGTCCGCCTCGGATGTGGGGATGGGAACCTCGAAGGCGAGCACGGCGATCTGGCATACCGGGTTTGATGCCAAGCCGGGGACGTTGGAAGCCACGCTGATGCGGCGGAGTTATGCGTTGATGGATACCTTCATGCCCGGGGCGAAGGTCGCACATGAACGACTCGGGGCCATTCTGATTGCCTGGAATCAGGAGCAACTGGACTCGTTACCGGCGTTGCGTAAAAAAGCCCATGAAAACGGTGTGGTGGATGTGGAAATTATTTCGCCGGAAGAAATTTCCAAACGTGAGCCGCACATCAATAAGGGCGCTTTGGGTGGGTTGCTGGTTCCCGGGGAGGGGATTCTCTGCACCTTTACCGTCCCGCTGGCGCTCGCCACCCAAGCGGTGTTGAACGGCGTCGAGTTGATTTTGAATCACACGGTGAAAGCCATCGCACCGGAAGGGGAGGTGCACCTGTTGGATGGCAAGATTCGTGCCCGTTATGTGGTGAATGCGGCGGGCTTGTATTCAGACGACGTCAACGCGTGTTTCGGCCATCATCAATTCACGGTCACACCACGGCGGGGACAGTTGATTGTCTATGACAAATTGGCTCGATCTCTGGTCAATCATGTCCTTTTACCTGTGCCGACCTCCAAGACCAAAGGGGTCCTGATCAGTCCTACGGTCTATGGGAACATCCTGCTGGGCCCGACCGCAGAAGACCTGCCGGATAAAACGGCCACACACACTACGGCCGATGGGTTGAATATGCTGTTGGGTAAAGGGCGGGAGATTTTGCCGCAATTGCTGGATGAAGAAGTCACTACCACCTACTCGGGCTTGCGCGCGGCGACCGAGCATAGTGATTATCAGATCGAGATGCATGCCGCTCAAAGATACTTGTGCGTGGGGGGGATCCGGTCGACCGGCATTTCGGCGGCCATGGGAATTGCGGAATATGCGGCAGAGTTGTTGCGGAATGCGGGTTTGGATCTTCATTTGAAGGCTGAGTTTAAGCTTGTGAAAATGCCCTCCATCGGGCAGGCGGATATCAGGCCGCATCAGGATGCCGTGATGATCGGGCAGAATCCGCACTATGCGGAAATGGTCTGTCATTGTGAACGAGTGTCGCGGGGTGAGTTGACGGATGCGCAAAATGCCACCATCCCCGCGACCCATCTGGATGGGTTGCGGAGACGCACCCGTGCTTCACAGGGACGCTGTCAGGGGTTTAACTGCCATGCCGCCCTGGTGAAAACGCTGGAGTCCGGCGCAGCGCCGGGATGTCAGTGTAAAGCGGACCAGCCGGAACATCTTGAAAAGCCGGTCCCATCCGTTCAGCATAAAAAGATCCTGATTGTTGGTGCGGGGCCGGCAGGGATTGCGGCGGCGATTGAGCTGAAGAAGTTGGGCGTGGACGATGTGCTCGTGGTCGATCGTGAGCCGGAGGGCGGAGGCATGCCTCGTTTTTGTGACCATACAGGCTTCGGCCGTGCGGACCTCTGGCGCCTGTATTCCGGGCCGCGTTATGCCCGGCATTATCGCGAAATGGCCCAAACGATGGGCGTGAACCTGCAGACCGCCACGACCATCACGGGGTGGAAGAATTCCTCGACCCTGACGTATACCTCGCCAGGTGGGTTGGGTGAAATTGAAGCGGGCGCAATTCTGCTTGCTACCGGGGTGCGCGAGAGACCGCGTGCGGCGAGACTGATTCCCGGGACGCGCCCTGCCCAGGGGGTGTTTACAACGGGTTCATTGCAGCGCTTTATCTATCAGGAGCACCTGCCGGTGGGTAAACGGGCGGTGATCATCGGGGCGGAGTTGGTGAGCCTTTCAGCCCTGATGACACTCTGGCATGCCGGAGTGGAATGCGTGATGATGACCACGGAAGAGCCCCGGCATCAGATTGAATTTCCCTATGTGGCCATGAAGTGGGCGTTGGCCGATATCCTGATGCGCACACCGGTTGTTACAAACGTGCGAATATCCAATATTTTCGGGAATAAATGCGTTGAAGGAATTGAGTTGACCCGCACCAGACTTCCGGGTTCCCCAAAGAAAGTAGCCGGCGGCTTATTGGGATTAGATCAGGCGCCGGAAGTCTTCCCCGTGGAATGTGACACGGTCATTTTTACCGGAAATTGGATTCCTGAAAATGAACTGGCGCGGCTAGGTGGATTGACGATCAATCCGGTTACACATGGCCCGGAGATCGATGTCAATTACCAGTCATCTGTACGTGGAGTGTTTGTGGCGGGAAATCTGTTGCGCGGCGTGGAGACGGCCGATCGGTGTGCGCTGGAAGGCATCAAGGCCGCACGGGCCATGGCGAAGAATTTGTAA